One segment of Candidatus Arsenophonus lipoptenae DNA contains the following:
- the tadA gene encoding tRNA adenosine(34) deaminase TadA, producing MKKIKKDYYWMQKAIFLAKNAQDKGEIPIGSLLIYKNKLIASGWNQPIAKHDPCAHAEIITLRAGGQYLQNYRLVNTTLYVTLEPCIMCSGAILHARISRLVYGAHDYKTGAAGSVMNVFHHPKINHRITVLGGILANECGEILSLFFKKKRIK from the coding sequence GTGAAAAAAATAAAAAAAGATTATTATTGGATGCAAAAAGCCATTTTTTTAGCAAAAAATGCTCAAGATAAAGGTGAAATTCCTATTGGTTCTCTATTAATATACAAAAATAAATTAATTGCTAGTGGCTGGAATCAACCTATTGCAAAACACGATCCATGTGCTCATGCAGAAATTATTACCTTAAGAGCTGGTGGTCAATATTTACAAAACTATCGTTTAGTTAATACAACACTTTATGTAACTCTAGAACCTTGTATTATGTGTTCTGGTGCTATACTTCATGCACGGATCAGTCGTTTAGTTTATGGAGCGCATGATTATAAGACAGGAGCAGCAGGTTCTGTAATGAATGTTTTTCATCATCCTAAAATAAATCATCGTATTACAGTATTAGGGGGTATTTTAGCAAATGAATGTGGTGAAATATTGAGTCTTTTT